The nucleotide sequence CCCTCATCGACTTCCTGACGGGCAACGAGTTCCCGTTCCATGTCGCGCCGAGGCTTGACCGCGCTGCAGCACTCGCCGCGATCGACGCGGGTGCGTATGGCGATGACGACCACGCTGCGTTCTGGCTTCAGGTGCCGAGCGGAGAGCGGATCGGCACGGTTCGGTTGGACGATCTGGGCGACCCCACGCCGTTGGTCGACCTGAGGCTCGACGGTGGCATGCGTGGTCGCGGGCTGGGCACGAAGGCCCTGCGCGCGACGACGGATTTCGTGTTCGACAGCATGGCCGCCGTCAACCGCTTCGAGGGGCAGACGCGCGAGGACAACACCGCGATGCGGCGGGTGTTCGCGCTGCGGATGGGTCAAGGAGGCCCATTACCGCGAGGCCTGGCCCGTGCCGGGGCGGGAACCCGTCGCGTCCGTCGCGTATGCGATACTCCGGCGCGACTGGAGAGACGGCACGACGACGCCCGTGCCCTGGGAGGACGAACCGCGTCCTCGGTAGGGCGTCAGGCCGAATCTCCCCGCCCGGACGGGGGCTGGACCGAGATCCCGGCCCTCTGTGCGATGTCGGCCGCGGCGGCCCGCGAGTTGACGCCGAGCTTGCGGTAGAGCCGGGAGGCGGTGGCCTTGAGCGTGTTCGGACTGATGAAGAGCTCCGTCGCGATCTCGCTCATGGAACGGGTGGTCGTGAGCTGCTGCAGCACGTCGCGTTCCCGCTTGGTCAGCGACCCGACCTCCGTTGCCGACTCTCTTCGTCGCGGCGCGAGGAGGCTGTGGGCACCGGGAGCCAGGGTCTGCAGGTGCGCGTCACTGATGAGGTGGTAGCTGGCGCGCATGTCCTCCTGCTCGATGATGGAGTGTGCGAGCCGGAAATTGTGGGCGGCGGAGCGGGAGCGTTGCAGCGCGAGGGACGATGCGGCCGTGATGAGGAAGGCGCCGGCGCGCACGCGGGGCGGGCTGAGGGGTTCGGCGGCCTGCGCGGCGTCGTCGATCGCCTCGATGAAGCGGCCGCGCCGGTACTCGCCGATGGCCCGGAGCAGGTGGTCGTCGGGGGTCACCGGACGGTGTCCGGCCACGGATCGGCCCAGCCGCATCCACGTGGCGCGCACGTACTGCCCGTTCATCCCGCGATTGGAGACCGCCGGCGGGTGCCTCCCGAGCTCGCGGGCGAGCTCCTCTTCGAGGAGCACCTGCTCGGCCTTCGTGTGAGCGAGGAAGGACCGCACCCAGCTGGCGGCCGCCCAGTACTCGCCGACCGGGTGGGCCGCGACGAGCGCGAGTTCGTGCGCGGATGCATCCTCCTGCACGCGGTCGGCGTGGACGAGGGCGGCGGCGAGATGGTGGGCGGCGTCGTAGCGCGGGTTCGATTCGCCGGTGTTCCTGGCGCGGTGCGCCCAGTCGAGTGCCGCGCTCAGCCGGCCTCGAGCGGCGAGATGCCAGGCGAGGTGGCCGGCGGCGCGGCGGGCGACCTGGGGCTGCTCGGTCATCACGGCGACGCGGTGCGCTTCTTCGTACTCGTAGGCGACGGGGAGGGTGTGGTCCCCGGAGAGCTCGAGCGCCCGGCCCCACTGCACGAACAGATGCGGGAGGTTGGCGAGACGGTGCCCGACCTCGCCCGGCTCCGCTGCCGTCAGCGCCCGGCGTGCCTCGGTCGCGGCCTCGACCGCCGCCGCGTGCTGTCCCTTGGTGCGTGCCGTGGCCGATGTGCCGGTGAGCCCGATCAGGTACTCCACGAGATCGCCTGAGCGTCGACCGGGGACGGTCGTCGCAGCGGGATGCTGCTCGAAGCGGTCGGGACCGCCTCCCGAGACGACGTGCTTGAGGTAGTTCGCTGCGGACACCAGGGCGACATTGTCGACGAATGCTTCTCCGGGGAGCGCCCGGAGGGCGGCGAGCAGGGCTGCGGGGTCGGTGTGCGCGTACCGGTCCCAGTGTTCCGCGATCACCGCGGCCGCGGCGGCCGAACCGGCCCGGCACGCCGTCTCGGCGACGACCGCGGCAAGGCTGTCTGCGGGTACGCCCTCCTCGGTCCCACGGTGGTCGCCATCGGCGGGGAGCGAGTCTGACGGGGAGGGCACGGACGGAGTTCCTACAGGGTCGGGGGAGGGGCGGAGCGGATGCCGAGGCGCGTCGGCGGGGACGATCACCTCGATTCGATTGAACACGTCCCCGGAGCCGATTGTGGTCCTTCACCTGGGGGACATTCGGTATTCGTCAGGGTTAAATCCGGGGTGAATTTCTGTTCGTCGTGTGGAAATCCTTCACGCCCCCTCAGAAGACTGAGCCTGATTCACAGGATCGTCAGCCGTCTGTCTCACTGACCGGCGGACGGGGGAGGACACCAATGCACCTGGCAGCTCGGCACCGGAGACGGCGCAACGCTCAGCACTCAACGGACTCGTCGTCGGGAAGACGGCTGGTCTTCTCGCTGAGCAACCGCCGCAGCAGATTCGCGGCAGCCGTTCTCAGCGTCGGACTGCTCGCGAGCGGGCTGAGCACGTGGGCGCTGCTGGGCACGTCGG is from Leifsonia sp. 466MF and encodes:
- a CDS encoding helix-turn-helix transcriptional regulator: MPSPSDSLPADGDHRGTEEGVPADSLAAVVAETACRAGSAAAAAVIAEHWDRYAHTDPAALLAALRALPGEAFVDNVALVSAANYLKHVVSGGGPDRFEQHPAATTVPGRRSGDLVEYLIGLTGTSATARTKGQHAAAVEAATEARRALTAAEPGEVGHRLANLPHLFVQWGRALELSGDHTLPVAYEYEEAHRVAVMTEQPQVARRAAGHLAWHLAARGRLSAALDWAHRARNTGESNPRYDAAHHLAAALVHADRVQEDASAHELALVAAHPVGEYWAAASWVRSFLAHTKAEQVLLEEELARELGRHPPAVSNRGMNGQYVRATWMRLGRSVAGHRPVTPDDHLLRAIGEYRRGRFIEAIDDAAQAAEPLSPPRVRAGAFLITAASSLALQRSRSAAHNFRLAHSIIEQEDMRASYHLISDAHLQTLAPGAHSLLAPRRRESATEVGSLTKRERDVLQQLTTTRSMSEIATELFISPNTLKATASRLYRKLGVNSRAAAADIAQRAGISVQPPSGRGDSA